AATTGATCCATAGAGACTTCAAATAGTGGTGCTAGCAGTTGTCCAGAAAAGCACATTATATGAGCACTAAGGAACTATAAGTAACCTGGGTAAGTGAGAGAACTCATTGTGCCATGTCTAATTAAAATTCCCAGTGgcgccgaaaaggtaaataattATACTTATACTAAACCAAGAAAATAATATAATTCTTGTGGGAGCAATTGTTCTATGTAGTTCGGTACCTCCTACTTATTATATTGAAAAGGGCGAGTACAAAGCTAACTGATTGAACAAAACATTTACCATACTTCTGGTTGAAATTTGACCTGGGGATCTCGGTCTGGATGGATCAATCTCTGAagatttttttccttcacaTTTACCAGCAATTGAAATAGAATAACAACTGGTTTCAGTCTTGTTAATCAACTTGTCGATTATACTTGTCAGATTGAATATGTTGCCCCAATATGCAATATGGATACAGAAACACCAAAGCACATGCTCTGTGTAGTAAAATTGTTGCCTAAAAAAGGTAGTGTTAGCGCATGCTTTGCTGAATAGAACTGGGCAGGAAACATCAACATCATTTAACCTTGAATAACACAGCAAAAATAATACAATCCCCTTTCAGACATTTCATTGAGCATATTGtgagcagcaggccagcagccgTTGGAGGGAGAGAATGCAGAACTTACAGCTTGCACATGCCTTGGCAGCCTGGAGATGAGAAAAGCAACAGCCATGATCTGTTGCCGTGGAAGGGGTGCAGCTTGCCGCTGCGCGACAGACGCAGCAACGGAAGAAACGGAGCTGGGCTGGTCACCAGGCGAGAGTCGCACTGGGATAAAGTGttgggtggaggtggtggtgcccaGACGTCAAAGAGAAAGAGGTGAGCATGTGGGGGACGGGCGGAAGCAGGGCGGCTGAGGCGCCCGAGGATGCGCGGGGAGCCGGTGGGCGGCGCTCCTGTTCCGACGAGGGGAGCGGTCAGACTTTTTCGTTTTTTAACTctttttgcgaaagattctcacacaAATAGGCtcctggcggaaccaattccaaaaatggacccttagcttggcgccatccacgctggcgccaagctacaacgtctcggcgccagccatcctggcgccaaggtctttgcgcagctgctgacgcggatgccgacgtggcgggggcttggcgccagccatgatggcgccaagccttggcgtcatggatcttggcgccgagctatctacGCCGTACCTCTTCGCGTTTCGAACTAAAGAAGTATAATTATTCCAACATTGGGGTTTGAACTCGGGTATCTAGGATAAGGAACCCacctcctaaccagttgaaccacagcttagtttgttgcacactcctcggaataattatacttctTTAGTTCGAAACGTGAAGAGGTACGGCgtagatagctcggcgccaagatctacggcgccaagcttggcgccaagatctatggcgccaaggcttggcgccaagcccccgtcacgtcggcatccgcgtcagcagctgcgcaaagaccttggcgccaggatggctggcgccgagatgttgtagcttggcgccagtgtggatggcgccaagctaagggtccatttttgaaattggttccgccaggagcctatttgtgagaatctttcgtaaaagggctaaaaaaacaaaaaaaagtcgCGGGGAGCGGTCCCCGCTGTGGAAGCCGATTCGGTCAGTTTTTGAGTTGGGCCCAATTCACGCCAACATTTTCATATGAATTGGGCCCTAAGTGCAGGGCAGGAGGTGTTTTGTTGTTGTATGtaggccggccgagcctcgtGTTTTGGGCCTGGCCCAATAAGTCAGGGTTCCAGTTCGCCAGCCCGACGACCTTGGACCCGACACATCCGAGCGAgacccaccgccaccgccttctcctctctctttctcctaCCTCTCGCCCCCGTCTTGTCCCCGAGTCCCAAGCGCAAGAACAGCCAAggaatcggcggcggcggcggcggcggcgatggtgtgCGCCAAGTGTAAGatccccctccctcctcgcgGCCCTAGATGTTTCTCCTACCGAATTTGGCCGATTCGTCTTTACCCTTGAGGTTCCGTGCTGGgatctgttttctttttcctctgttCTACCCTAAGAAGGGTTGGTGGGATTTGGGTTGCAGGCGAGAAGAAGCTCGGGAAGGTGATCGTGCCGGACAAGTGGAAGGAGGGCGCCAGCAATACCAACGAGAGCGGCGGCCGCAAGATCAACGAGAACAAGCTCCTCTCCAAGAAGAACAGGTCAACCTCCATCCCTTCCTACCCCAATCCCCCACCGAGCCATCTCTCTACTACTAGTTCTTTGCGGTCAAGGTTGAGCTGATGCTGTTTCCTGGGCTCCCAATTTCGTTTAATGGGGTATCTCGAGCGGATCAGGTAGGGCAGTGGTTTCGTTAAGAAAAGAGGCAAATCACCAGAGTTAATTGCTCCACTAGTCACATCACAGGAGGGTATACAgtaatcaatcaatcaaacaAATTGTTTGTTGGTTGGGCTTAATGGACATGCTGGTAGAATTGATTACTTGAGCTTTGAGGCACCTAACAGATTTGATTTTAGAAAATTGGCGCACACCTCATTTCCTCCTAAACTGAATTAGACTGTAAATTGATGATATGTCAGCAGTACAAGCTATTATTATTCACAGTTTGGGACAAGCGTCCTGCTGCATGATGAGCTATTGACCTACAATGTTGGTACCACAGTAGCCTAATGCCCCCAAAAGTGCATGCCTCTTATTCTCTTCATTGCAGGCCCTTAGTACAAGATGGCCTTTCTTAACTGAATAGATAGTGAAGTATTTGTTCAAAGTGTCACAGATCTGGATGACAACTTGATACATATACCATACATAATTCTATAAATGATAAACTATTTTATTGGTTATATGGTGTTATCAGAGAAACGGTTACACTGAGGGTTATTTGGGTGAGCATAGAAACATGAAGACATCAGCTGTCAAATTAGTGAACCTTTCATCACTAGTTGTGGGAATTGACGGGGGAAGAGTAGAAAAGGCGAGGGGAAGGAATATGAGTTTTGATTCTGTAAGGGACGAAAAGTTGAAAACAGTTGCTAATTATGGTTTCTCATATGGATATGGGACAGTATGGCACCGAGATTCAGGGGCGGAGGAAAGGGTAGGGCCACTAGGGCCATGGCCCTAGGCGTCAGCCCAGTTTTTCCATTATGCAGTGCACTGTAGCCTGAAGGCCCAGCCCAGCAAGCGCAGTTGGCCCATGGAGTGGCCCTAGGCGTTGAGCTCCACCCCTGCTGAGATTTAAGATTTTCAGTTTTTATTTGGGCATCTATAACTCAAAATTCATGTTATGGTTTGATCCTTACCTTCAAGGAAGGTGCTATTAAATTTCCATGGAAATATTCTATGTCGCCATTGGTTGGTCTATATTCTATGTGTTTGCTCAGGAGTCAAGATATGTTGCTTCTAAATCTGCAGCTTAAAGTCCTAACTGAGTTTTCTGTATCCATGGATTCTTTAATCTCTTTAGATAGTTTTCTGAACAAGCCATCTGTCTTTCTTGTCTCTATTGAAATTGCATCATGTTCTTTTTTCTAAGTTATAAATGTTCAAATCATATCCGATGAAGGTATTATTTTGTGATTGTCGTCTAACTGTATGAATCACACAGGTGGACTCCCTATGGAAACACCAAATGTATAATATGCAAGCAGCAGGTGCACCAGGATGCAAAATACTGCCACACCTGTGCTTATTCGAAAGGTAAGAACTCCATTAGAGTATGACTTCACGAGATGCTATCTGAAATAAGTTAATTCCTGATTCTGATCATAATGCGGACTTTTCTTTCAGGAGTGTGTGCAATGTGCGGGAAGCAAGTGCTGGACACGAAGCTCTACAAGCAAAGCAACGTGTGATCCTAGATGTACTAAACTGCTAATAACTTGTATGAAATCTTGTACTTGCAATCTAGCTGTTGAAAAATAGTGATGTGTGCTATAACAGAAAAAAGTATGTACTTGACTAACAATTCTGGAACATGAAACGTTTCCAAAATTAAAGCTCCAGCAACTCGAGCTTGTGTCACCTTACAAGTCTGTTGTGGCTGGTTGCAAGCGAAAGCAATCTGTGCTGTGGTTTTGGTTTCGCAATTGGAACTAGCATGCATTTTTCCTTATATTAAAATCTACATGACCTCCATGGCAGGAGTGTCTGCAAAGGTTTCCGTTCTCAATATCCTGCATTTTAAAATGAAAACGCATTCTCAGAGGTGCTACAATTTTTCACTGCCAATGGTACAGTTTGTCTGAACAATGCTTGTTTTCTGCTACATTACTGGTACAGTTTGTCTGAACAATGCTTCTTGTTTACCGCTACGGCGCTACATTACGCATAAAGACGACACTATAACCTGTCAAATGTACTGCCACAATTAGACAGATGCATCAACTATGGCCAGGTCAGCCTACAAGGCTACAGCTAGCTATATAGTTCTATGAAAAAGAAGCACAGGAGACTAAGTTACATTCTACAATGCACAAAATAAATGAAGTAAAATCCAATGCTTGGAATTTTATTTCTGGACTCAGACTGCGGTTCTAACTTAGGTTTTCTGGTTGAGCACATGACGGAGCTGAATCTTCTGGCTTTCCATCCGGGCTTCTAGAAGCTTCGCCTTGAGGCTTTGTCTCTGAACCAGCTCCATGCAACCTCTGAAATCGCGGTTAAGCTGGCTGTTCATCGAGTCTGGTGAGCTCCACTGCGCTGTACTTGGGGTGCTGTCTCCCATATCCAAATTCAAGCCTTTGGCAGTTGAGAACACACCATTGGGAAGACTTGCACTCGATGATCTCCCATTTGTCATCTCTGCAGCATCTTTCGTGCGGAATTCACAATGTTTCAGAGGGGATGACTTCCAGAGCTTCGATATGGCGGACTCTTTCTTCTTGGGCTGTTTCATGTCCGTCAGGTACATGTTGCTCAAGTCATCACACAGCCTGTTGGTCTGCCCACCCTCGGAATCGTTTCCACTCGTCCATGAAATTCTGTCAAAGATCTTGTTGACTGAAGGTTCGCTTCCATACGGCGAGTGGCTTGAGCCCTGCATCTCTTCATGGCTCATGGTCTCCCAGCTGCTGCCATCTTCTGTCTCGCTCTCATCAGAATGGCTTCCATCTGGGAACAATTTGGCTCGATTTTCCAGAAATATATCAGCTGTCGGGGTAGCTTCTTGGATTTCTGATTCACAAATAGCAAAGCTTTGCTTTGGGCAAGGTTCAGTCTCCTTTGTCTCTGTTTCGCCACTTGGGCGCAGCTCTTCAAAGATGGACAATATATCTTCTGATGCTCGCGGTGGCTCATATGTGAATTCAACCTCTTCGTTTCTCACTGCTCCAATGGCCTGTACGATATTGCATGCCGTTTCAACAACTGTGCTGTCTTCTTTGGAAGAGCTGAAAGTGGAAATGAAAGCCTCTACATCCTCTTGCAGTTTGCTCAACTGGTCGTATTTGGCCTCCAGAGTGAGTTTGGCATCGACAAGTTTCATCTGCACTCGCTCCTCACGCCACACCTCAGCCATCTGTAGCAATTTCCTGTCCTCATCCAGCTCACCCCGCAGTTTGACAGAATCCTGCTTCAAGGCTTCAATCTCTGACTTGTGTTCCTCTATCTCCCTCACCAGCTTGTTGCACACCTCCTCTGTGAGTTCCCGTGTCTTCTGCTCGTTGTCATACTCCTGCAGTAGCTGCTTCGCTGCCATTTTGACCTCTTTCAACTCATCAACAAGTTTGAAGTTAATAGTCTCCAACTGCCTCCGGTTCTTTTTCTCATGCTCAAGGTCTGCCTTCATATCTTCAAGAATGGCTCGAACCTTCTTGTGCTCTCTGTTCCGCCAAGCTGCTTTCTCCTCAGCGAGTTTCTTGAACAAGTGATCAAGTTGCTTCTTTGCTGAAACCCGCTCGGCTTCTAGCTTGCTCACCCTATCCCTTGCCTGCTGAAGCTCCATCTCAAGGTTAGCAACATAACTTCCCCCGTGCTGTTCCTCAACGAGATTTAGTTGGCTGGCAATCACATAAGCACCATCTGGTTCAATGCTCTTTATGCTTATAGGCTCCCATTTAGTTGCATCCTCCATGCCAGAGGCAAGCCGAAGATGTACCTGCACAGTTAAATCCACTGAATTAGCTCACAGCATAGAGCGGAAACAGCAATTTAGGTGCAAGTGATTTCTAGCTTTACCTTGTGGAGCTCTCCACTATGTGGCTCCAGAACCGAGTTGGGACTTGAAATGTCATCCTTAAGATGACAGTGGTGACCGAGAGGATCCTTCCTCAGAAGCTGAGCTTGTAGATGTCTCGGTATATGCTGTCATAAAAGTAAGTGAAACCAGCAAGTGAATAAGTAAGAGCAACTGATTGTCACAAAAGCAGAGGAAAAATAAGCATCGATCATTTCCATCTCTTCCCAGCAGCAAGAAATTACTAAATGGCTAAAAATTCAGACAGCTCCCCCAGATTTAGCACCCATTCTAGAAGTTACAGCCTATAGTTACTTCTACATAATAACGAGGCAAATATCTGAAAGCCAAAGGGGAGATGAAGAACGAAGATGAATCATCTGCGTGAGTGCCTACAAATCTGGGGCGATTCTGCTCAGTAGATCATTCAGATCCCATCACCAGATATGACAAATGACAGCGAAGAGTTCAGTGAAATAGCATACCATCCTCCGAAACCAGGATTTATTGCTCATGGAATGAACGACAGCCGTATCTCAATCAGCAAGGTTAACTCACTCAAGTGGAAACAAAACTGAACACCAAGTTTACACCGAGCATTACTTGGTAAATTTTCGCAGCAGTGCCTCCAGTAAATAGCCACCCACACACCACAAGCAGGCAGAGGTAGCCGGAGGAGACAAGCTGGTTGCTCCGACATCAAGAACCCTAGCAAGGTACAGCCGTGCTCTGCGTAATTGCACGGCACGCCGACGATTGAATGAGCCCGGAGTAGATCACATGAGGAGGATTGAGTTGTGGGTGCGTCACAAGGAACGCGCCCATGGCCTGACACATAAATGCCGCCTGGCGACACTGAAATGGACGCGCTTGTTTTatataaaagaaaagggaaCTCTGAGAGGGACGCCGCCATTAATGGGGATCTGGGCTTCGATCCGGCATCGCCGTGCGACGCCGCAACGGCTAGTAACTGCTTGCCGCCACGAGCTGGAACGGGGGGCGGTAGAGGTGGTACGAAGGGTAGGCGAGTACGGCGGGGAGGGTGCCGCCGTCCGGCCGTCCTGGATTCGCCTCCCCGTACGCTGAATCCGGCAGCGTTCGAGCGGAAGCAGCTGATTCGAGCTAAAAATTCGAActgatttttttccccttcaaaCGGTGGAGCGCGGGTCGGGGCTGGGGAGGATGTTTACCTCGAGCCCGacacgggtggcggcggcgttgtctcgctggccggcggcgggtgccTCCTCGGGTGGCCGCAGCCGCCacaccgcggcggcgagccgccTGACAGAGGAGGGCGGGTCCCCGCGGGGCTTCTCCCCGCCGGCATTGCCCTCCCCGCCCCGCGCGGCCCACCGGTGCTGCGGGGTCGCgggcccggcgccgcggcgggcagCGGCACCGGCGGAGGCGGGTTGCGTGGCCTTGagcgggcggcgtcggcggaggcggcggggtgcgCGGGGCAGCGGGGGCGGAGctgagggggcggcggcggggcgggaggCGGGCGGCATTGGCGGTGGTAGGGTTCCAGCGGCTGGAAGGGAGGGGCGGGGTggaggccggaggggagggggcggggaGTGAAGAGACGTTGGAGCGGAGAGCAAGAAGAGGGGTTGGAAGCGACAAGGGGAGAGAATTAAGGGGCGTGGAAGGAAAGAGTCGTTTTTTTAGGGGGCCTGTAAGGAAGTTGGCATTAATGAGCAGCACGTGTCGTGGTAAATGATGTTGATTGCAAGTACAAATGTTTGGAGTAACTGTTTCAACCAGGTTAAAATAGGCCAATTGTAGTATTCTGATATGTGTTTAGAAAATATGCATTGTGAGATGAAAAAAAGTTATCAATTGGATAGAAAATATGCATTATGAGATGAAAAAAAGTTATCAATTGGATAGAAAATATGCATTATGAGATGAAAAAAAGTTATCAATTGGATTATATCTCTCCTTCATCTTCGGCTATGGCTATAACTCATACACTTCTTAAGGATCCATACCGCTAGTGGGATCCTCGTATTACCCTATTTCTCCTATGTCACCCTAACCCATTCATCAGCTAGCACATACATACCTTTCCAATGGCGTCGTTGCTGCCCCTCGACTCGCCACTACCATCGGAGCTACCGCCTCTCATTGGTGAAGATCTCCACCCAACCTAAGGCTGAAGCAAGCTAGCTCGTTGGAGTTGGGAGGGAAGAATAGGTCCATTAATCGCGTGGGCAATGAGCTCAGCGGCTTGAAAACACCTTACATCACTAAGTGCATCCCTAGGGGCGAAGCTAGCCCAGAAGAACACCCACCAGGGTCTTATGTAGAAGAGGACGATGTCATTTTGAACAATTAACTAGTATATACAGTTATTTGCCACTGTTTTCTGCAAAATTCGTCGAAGATCAGCTTACCCCGGTAAGAAACCTGAGCTTTGCCCCAGTGCATCCCCACTTTCCTTGATTTATGACGTGTCCTTTTAAGAGCTTTTTAAAACATACCAATTAGGATTAGCCTTAGTCCACCACTGATGATATGTCTGTAGGGTATTGAATTATATGCCTCCTTCAAAGTTTTACAGATTCCTTTAATTTACGAGTAATACGAGTTAATTAGCCTTAGACCTTTTTAATTTCCATCTCAGATTATATATTTCAACTTATAATCTATAATATGGGGAATGCCAGTTTATTACCTTATAATATAATAATCTGTTACGTAGATTATTATGATATGAGGCCTATTTGTTTCGGATTTGTAATCCGGATTATGTAATTTGGAGAGGGAAACAAAAACGACCATAATTGTTGCAAAATCACTAGAAGTCAGTTCAGCTGCACCATCACGGCCACACACTAATTTGTTGCTTATTTGTACTTCCTTTTTAAACTTGGAAAGTATCGCACGTACCGCCATTGATGTGTATTATTCCCGTACACCCAAGCCTCTTTTAACTTTTAACCCTCCGATTGCTAGTTTTCACCACTTGAAAGCATAGTTACAGCAGTAGTGGTCCCTTAATATTTTTGTTCGCGTGCACAAGTTGATATATGAACTGATATAAATTTGCACCACACAAAATTGATTTATTCCCCTTCTGCTTGTTTACACATGCAGATAAGTATTGATATTGACAGACCACATCAAGCTTGAGGTTTGGAGCATCTGAAAAACTTGAGAGATCAGTTCATATGCACCTAGGGGTATTACTGAACAATTGGAACTTGGGACAGACCACATCAAGCTTGAGGTTTGGAGCATCTGAAAAACTTGAGAGATCAGTTCATATGCACCTAGGGGTATTACTGAACAATTGGAACTTGGAACATGCAGGAATACACTGAAAGATGCCAGTGGCTCAGGTGGTTGTTCAGACATCATTGCCATCTACAGTCCATCCAGGGAGGGCCAGGGACATCCCATGTTGCAAGAGGGAACATTGGTCCAAGGAGTCTAACTGTAGTTTCATCCTTATTTTGGGGCTCCAATGTAATTTTGGAAGCTTCTGCAGTATAAGGGgtttggttctttagttcgGATTAAAATtaatgtcacatcgaatatttggatattaattaggaggactaaacatgagctaattataaaattaattacatagatggaggctaattcacgagatgaatctattaagcctaattaatccatcattagcacatgtttactgtagcaccatattgtcaaatcatgaactaattaggcttaatagatttgtctcgcaaattagtctccatctgtacaattggttttataattagtctatgtttaatactcctgattagtatctaaacatttgatgtgacaaaaattttaggaggttctaaataaccaaacaccccctaactatACCCCATCATGATGTAAAGTAGGGGCTAGGCCCCTTCCAGGGCCATATTTCTTTGACACAAAGGCACTTGTGCAGAACAACTTGTGACTAGAATGTCACTTCATATTAACAAAAAAAGAATGCTACCTCCTTTCAAGAAGATAAGATTCAGCATTCAGCATTATGTACCAGGATGGAATCTTGTTGAAGATTACACACAGTATACTATGGCCCTGATGTTCCTGAATTATTGATCCATTGTGGTTTTGCGCATACAGCTCTGACTGGGGGGCTGGAGCACATCTGGTCTGCATAAAGAACAGCGTCAGCAGCTCAGGGCCTGCACCACTGATCCTGAAGATTCTATAGAATCGTGACTGGAGAGCAGATAGCCAAGCACATGGAGATGAAAGCCTTGGAGACTAGCAGAAATGTTTCGGGCAATGGGTTCCTGAAAAGAAGGGGAGCGCTGTTACCAAGCAGACCTCGTAGTATGGCGTGTCATCTTGAAACGAATTGCAACTGTGCGTTGTATACGAAGTAGAAATTCTTAATCCAGATGATTGGAAAATAAGGCGTGCAAGTGCAACCATAAAGATGGCTGTAAAATTTTCCAAAATACGTCTtgtgaaaaattaaagaaaagactTTGCACAAGGACCttgaatcatttttttttgaaggaaccGGTAGGGGAGGCCCTTACCcctagttttttttatatataaaaggAATATATTTACATGATACAAAGCCCAAGGCtcaaggagaagaaggagagaaAACTAAAAAAAGACTACTCAACCAAAGATTTATCTTATCCCTACCGATGGTTTTGTCCTAAGGACAACCATCTTTAATTCCTCCAAAAAGCAGGATCTCCATCTGGCAAAAGAGAGGAATCCaccataaaaaataataatgttCCTAGACACCACTAAGTCCAACACGCAACAATAACAACTTCCCTAAAAATGCAAGAACCAAAATCTCCCAAGCTTGGATGATCATATCAACCGATTGAAGGCTAAGATCCCAGTGAATGTCCAAATAGATCCAGCAGGCCTAACTGAACGGACAGTCAAATAACAAGTGAAGGATCGTCTCTTCCACGTTTTCTACACAAAGAACACAATTATGGCTGTCAAGATGCATGTGTTTTCTTCTGAGCAAGTTCCTGGTATTAAGTCTATCCCTGAGCAACAACCAAAAGAAAAACTTATGCTTATTTTAAGCTCTTAATTTCCACATCCATTTGATGAGTGGAGAGGCTGGAAGGGATCCTCTGAGGCATTTGTAAGCATTCTTGCTGGTGATGTTACTCGATCCCCAAATATATTTATCATTCAGCATTATGTAACTGGATGGAATCTTGTTGAAGATTACACAGTATTCTATGGCCCTGATGTTCCTGCATTACTTATCCATTGTGGTTTTGCGCATACAGCTCTGACTGGGGCACGTCTGGCCTGGATAAAGAACAGCGTCAGCAGCCCAGGGCAGGGACTGCACCACTGATCCTGAAGATTCTACAGCCTTGGCGACAGACTGGTTTCGAGTGGTCATTAAGATCAAATTGCCTTTCCCTTGCTGGTAAGATCCCAATAGAGCTACAAAGCCTGCTCCATTCGTTGCTGTCCATGATGTCCCATGTATCATCTAAAACTAGCGAGACTCTGCAGCCCTTCAGCTCATCTTTAAGCATCTCCTGAAGAAGAGTCATATCTGCACTGCCTCCTTGGTCCATTCCTGTTATGTACTCTAATATCTGTCTGGTAATTCTCACAATATCATATTTCAGGGAGACACATACCCATATCATAGTATCAAAACAGGCCTTAACTCTGGGATCGCTGTGCATGTATTGTGCCAGTGCAGTCTTTGTTTTTGTACCTGTAAACTGTGGGGGAGTTCCCCACAGCATTTCATTGCTTAAATAAAAGAGAGTTTTTATGTACAAGAGTATTTACAATTACTGAAAACTATCTAGCCATTGTCTAACTATTGGTCGTAGGTCGTCCTTCACACGATGCAGCTGCAGGACGATCTGGTCTTTGAACCTCACGGTCCAGAGACGTTAGTTTTGTTGAATAACTTGTTGCACACATGCATATTTCCCTTTGGTTCAGTAGTGCATTTTCACGTTGTTTAGGTGAATTGCATAATTAGCTAGGTGTTTAGAGGTCACGAGTTAGCCTGAGGCGTGCTTGGTTCACGTCGTGGCCGagtcttccttttctttcggATCGCCACAGCATCTGCGGCATGCACGTAGCGGGCGTCGCGGGCAACAACACGCGTCGCGCACCGTTGGTGGTGTGGCGTGGGATTCGGTCGTTAAGGCCATGTAATCCGGTGCATAAAAACAAGTTTGTTTGGCATCGAGGCTGCAACGTTCTGCAGCGAAATACTTCCTACTCTCTCTCACGTTGTGTTGGTGTTCATCGTGTTCCTCGAGTTCTAGACGCGTTCGCGTTCCTGTGTGCGTGATCCGAGCTGCAAACTGAGTTCAGCTCCAACAAGTTTACACTTTCCCCTTCAAAGATCTTGCCATTTCTAAGGTTCCATAATTCCCATGCCGCTACGATAAAGATCTCCATGAAGTAGGGTACATGTGCCTCGAAGGGATTCCACTAGTCTCGATCTACCGGGCAGCATCCAACACGAGGCTGGTGTTTCTCAGCTTCTCCTCAAGTGTGGTGACATAGGGCTTGATTGTTTGAGCTCAAACGT
The genomic region above belongs to Setaria italica strain Yugu1 chromosome VI, Setaria_italica_v2.0, whole genome shotgun sequence and contains:
- the LOC101781391 gene encoding cysteine-rich PDZ-binding protein; this encodes MVCAKCEKKLGKVIVPDKWKEGASNTNESGGRKINENKLLSKKNRWTPYGNTKCIICKQQVHQDAKYCHTCAYSKGVCAMCGKQVLDTKLYKQSNV
- the LOC101781793 gene encoding uncharacterized protein LOC101781793 isoform X2 codes for the protein MSNKSWFRRMHIPRHLQAQLLRKDPLGHHCHLKDDISSPNSVLEPHSGELHKVHLRLASGMEDATKWEPISIKSIEPDGAYVIASQLNLVEEQHGGSYVANLEMELQQARDRVSKLEAERVSAKKQLDHLFKKLAEEKAAWRNREHKKVRAILEDMKADLEHEKKNRRQLETINFKLVDELKEVKMAAKQLLQEYDNEQKTRELTEEVCNKLVREIEEHKSEIEALKQDSVKLRGELDEDRKLLQMAEVWREERVQMKLVDAKLTLEAKYDQLSKLQEDVEAFISTFSSSKEDSTVVETACNIVQAIGAVRNEEVEFTYEPPRASEDILSIFEELRPSGETETKETEPCPKQSFAICESEIQEATPTADIFLENRAKLFPDGSHSDESETEDGSSWETMSHEEMQGSSHSPYGSEPSVNKIFDRISWTSGNDSEGGQTNRLCDDLSNMYLTDMKQPKKKESAISKLWKSSPLKHCEFRTKDAAEMTNGRSSSASLPNGVFSTAKGLNLDMGDSTPSTAQWSSPDSMNSQLNRDFRGCMELVQRQSLKAKLLEARMESQKIQLRHVLNQKT
- the LOC101781793 gene encoding uncharacterized protein LOC101781793 isoform X1, whose amino-acid sequence is MPPASRPAAAPSAPPPLPRAPRRLRRRRPLKATQPASAGAAARRGAGPATPQHRWAARGGEGNAGGEKPRGDPPSSVRRLAAAVWRLRPPEEAPAAGQRDNAAATRVGLEHIPRHLQAQLLRKDPLGHHCHLKDDISSPNSVLEPHSGELHKVHLRLASGMEDATKWEPISIKSIEPDGAYVIASQLNLVEEQHGGSYVANLEMELQQARDRVSKLEAERVSAKKQLDHLFKKLAEEKAAWRNREHKKVRAILEDMKADLEHEKKNRRQLETINFKLVDELKEVKMAAKQLLQEYDNEQKTRELTEEVCNKLVREIEEHKSEIEALKQDSVKLRGELDEDRKLLQMAEVWREERVQMKLVDAKLTLEAKYDQLSKLQEDVEAFISTFSSSKEDSTVVETACNIVQAIGAVRNEEVEFTYEPPRASEDILSIFEELRPSGETETKETEPCPKQSFAICESEIQEATPTADIFLENRAKLFPDGSHSDESETEDGSSWETMSHEEMQGSSHSPYGSEPSVNKIFDRISWTSGNDSEGGQTNRLCDDLSNMYLTDMKQPKKKESAISKLWKSSPLKHCEFRTKDAAEMTNGRSSSASLPNGVFSTAKGLNLDMGDSTPSTAQWSSPDSMNSQLNRDFRGCMELVQRQSLKAKLLEARMESQKIQLRHVLNQKT